Proteins encoded by one window of Myxococcales bacterium:
- a CDS encoding NADH-quinone oxidoreductase subunit M: MLLVIASASYVVVPETLAKVLGALGSLLPVLIPAVVVGAAPRGHSRGVRLTMGLIAGLLALFVQRMWPGAADAADPATPPAESHTLLSWLIAVPMLGAAAILFLPRQAPRTLKAVTLGVMLFSLFLSLPLLQVSMGREFHFDQDVVWVERFGIHYHVALDGVSLWLVMLTVFIMPIAAYVSFGSIDKRMKDWCFALLVLQAAMIGALVAMDLFLFYVFWELMLVPMYVMIGVWGGANRIKAAIKFFLFTMAGSVLMLVAILYIAYTYSQASGGHMSFDYFELQRLILPHHIQRWVWAAFALSFFIKVPMFPVHTWLPDAHTEAPTGGSIILAAVMLKMGTYGYLRFCMGLFPEACGWSAAALGGVSVLGGILYGALCAWKQDDVKRLVAYSSVAHLGYVMLGLFAATPASMEGSVLQMINHGISTGALFLLVGVIYDRRHTRMLDQFGGLAKVMPVYSALFVVVALSSVGLPGTNGFVGEFMIITGTFVSTRLGHVNGIQAVGAALGVILAALYMLGAVQKMFFGKLTHPENKKLTDINSRELIAVTPLIGMIFIVGFFPRLLLDPMSGAIARIHDDFSLRTENNPAPKFYTGPIKLLPRRPEAPKPAEPAPETAPAAEGH, from the coding sequence ATGCTGCTCGTCATCGCGAGCGCCTCGTACGTGGTCGTCCCCGAGACGCTCGCCAAGGTCCTCGGGGCCCTCGGCTCCCTCCTGCCGGTCCTCATCCCGGCGGTGGTCGTCGGCGCGGCCCCCCGCGGCCACTCGCGAGGCGTACGCCTCACGATGGGCCTCATCGCAGGGCTGCTCGCGCTGTTCGTGCAGCGCATGTGGCCGGGCGCAGCCGACGCGGCCGACCCCGCGACCCCGCCGGCGGAGTCTCACACCCTCCTCAGCTGGCTCATCGCCGTGCCCATGCTCGGTGCGGCGGCCATCCTGTTCCTCCCGCGCCAGGCCCCGCGCACGCTGAAGGCCGTCACCCTCGGCGTGATGCTCTTTTCGCTCTTCCTCAGCCTGCCGCTCTTGCAGGTGTCGATGGGCCGTGAGTTCCACTTCGACCAGGACGTCGTCTGGGTGGAGCGCTTCGGCATCCACTACCACGTGGCCCTCGACGGCGTGTCGCTGTGGCTCGTGATGCTCACCGTCTTCATCATGCCGATCGCCGCGTACGTGTCGTTCGGCTCGATTGACAAGCGCATGAAGGACTGGTGTTTCGCGCTCCTCGTCCTCCAGGCGGCGATGATCGGCGCGCTCGTCGCGATGGACCTCTTCCTCTTCTACGTCTTCTGGGAGCTGATGCTCGTCCCGATGTACGTGATGATCGGGGTCTGGGGCGGCGCGAACCGCATCAAGGCCGCGATCAAGTTCTTCCTCTTCACGATGGCCGGCTCCGTGCTGATGCTCGTCGCGATCCTCTACATCGCCTACACCTACTCGCAGGCGTCGGGCGGCCACATGAGCTTCGATTACTTCGAGCTCCAGCGCCTCATCCTCCCGCACCACATCCAGCGGTGGGTGTGGGCCGCGTTCGCGCTGAGCTTCTTCATCAAGGTGCCGATGTTCCCGGTGCACACGTGGCTCCCGGACGCGCACACCGAGGCCCCCACGGGCGGCTCGATCATCCTGGCCGCGGTCATGCTAAAGATGGGTACCTACGGGTACTTGCGTTTCTGCATGGGGCTCTTCCCGGAGGCCTGCGGCTGGAGCGCCGCGGCCCTCGGCGGCGTGTCCGTTCTCGGCGGGATCCTCTACGGCGCGCTCTGCGCCTGGAAGCAGGACGACGTGAAGCGCCTCGTCGCCTACTCGTCCGTCGCCCACCTCGGGTACGTGATGCTCGGCCTGTTCGCGGCGACGCCCGCGTCGATGGAGGGCTCGGTCCTCCAGATGATCAACCACGGCATCTCGACCGGCGCGCTCTTCCTCCTCGTCGGCGTCATCTACGACCGTCGCCACACGCGCATGCTCGACCAGTTCGGCGGCCTCGCGAAGGTGATGCCCGTCTACTCGGCGCTCTTCGTCGTCGTCGCCCTCTCCAGCGTCGGCCTTCCGGGCACGAACGGCTTCGTCGGCGAGTTCATGATCATCACGGGCACGTTCGTCTCGACTCGTCTCGGGCACGTCAACGGCATCCAGGCCGTGGGCGCTGCGCTGGGCGTCATCCTGGCGGCGCTCTACATGCTCGGAGCGGTCCAGAAGATGTTCTTCGGGAAGCTCACGCACCCGGAGAACAAGAAGCTCACCGACATCAACAGCCGCGAGCTCATCGCGGTGACGCCCCTCATCGGGATGATCTTCATCGTCGGGTTCTTCCCCCGCCTGCTCCTCGACCCGATGTCGGGCGCCATCGCGCGCATCCACGACGACTTCTCGCTGCGCACGGAGAACAACCCGGCGCCCAAGTTCTACACCGGCCCCATCAAGCTCCTGCCCCGGCGCCCCGAGGCGCCCAAGCCCGCAGAGCCCGCCCCCGAGACAGCCCCCGCGGCCGAAGGTCACTGA